A stretch of the Candidatus Bathyarchaeota archaeon genome encodes the following:
- a CDS encoding IS91 family transposase, which translates to MAVDNTLGDVIRQFSPALQQKRGVSGDQLKALWALGRCRTPELGGSVMACHDCGSVHYVLHSCRNRHCPRCQGIDKELWIEARKQELLPVKYFHVVFTVPHELLELFRFNRELMYNLLFEKSWETLSLFARDPKLLGAQAGAIAILHTWDQRLNYHPHLHLIVPAGGIDENGHWKSSKQDGDFLFDVKQMSAVFSARFVRKLRRLKRQGKVQKYVPRDLIKKPWVVYAKQAFGSPESVVEYLGRYTHRVAISNARILEVTDSQVTFSWCDRENGYQKKTETLSGVAFLTRFLDHIVPPRFRRIRHLGFLS; encoded by the coding sequence GCAGCAGAAACGGGGCGTCTCGGGCGACCAGCTCAAGGCACTGTGGGCTTTGGGCAGGTGCCGTACCCCCGAGCTGGGAGGTTCGGTCATGGCCTGCCACGATTGCGGCTCGGTACATTACGTGTTGCACAGTTGCCGCAACCGCCATTGCCCGCGTTGCCAGGGCATCGACAAAGAGTTGTGGATTGAAGCCCGCAAACAGGAACTGTTGCCGGTTAAATATTTTCACGTGGTGTTTACCGTTCCGCACGAGTTGCTGGAGCTGTTCCGTTTCAATCGTGAGCTGATGTACAACCTGCTGTTCGAGAAATCGTGGGAAACCCTCAGCCTGTTTGCCAGAGACCCCAAGCTGCTGGGTGCACAAGCCGGGGCCATCGCCATTCTGCATACCTGGGACCAGCGATTAAACTACCACCCGCATCTGCACCTGATTGTTCCGGCCGGGGGGATTGATGAAAACGGCCACTGGAAAAGCAGCAAGCAGGATGGTGACTTTTTGTTCGACGTCAAGCAGATGTCTGCCGTGTTCAGCGCCCGTTTCGTTCGGAAGCTGCGCCGGCTCAAGCGACAGGGGAAAGTTCAGAAGTATGTGCCGCGCGATTTGATTAAAAAGCCCTGGGTAGTCTATGCCAAGCAGGCTTTTGGCTCGCCCGAAAGTGTGGTCGAATACCTGGGGCGGTACACCCACCGGGTGGCCATCTCCAATGCCCGGATACTGGAGGTGACCGACAGCCAGGTAACGTTTAGCTGGTGCGACCGGGAAAACGGCTACCAAAAGAAAACCGAGACCCTAAGCGGGGTAGCGTTTCTGACGCGTTTTCTCGACCACATTGTGCCGCCCCGTTTTCGGCGGATCCGCCACCTGGGGTTTTTAAGTT